A segment of the Triticum urartu cultivar G1812 chromosome 1, Tu2.1, whole genome shotgun sequence genome:
aatttgtttatgaatagttaaaatttgaatagtttaaatttgaattttttaagatttgtgtgaatcactagtttatgaataactttactatttgaaatttgtgtgaatctcaagtttgtgattaactttgcTAGTGCCACTAGTTTTCAaattagaatagttaaaatttgaattctttgaaatttgtgtgaatctcaagtttgtgattaactttgcTAGTGCCACTAGTTTTCAaattagaatagttaaaatttgaattctttgaaatttgtgtgaatctcaagtttgtgattaactttactagtgccattagttttcaaatttgaatagttaaaatttgaattctttgaaatttgtgtgaatcactagtttatgaatcaCTAGTTTACTAAATTTGTGTGAAAACACTTTGTAGAATAGttaaaattgatttttgagtcaaTCTTTTTCCTTGCTAtttattttaggtcacaaaaaatAAAAACTTCTCTGTTAGTGAACATAGATGCACTTATAGAGAAAATTAAACATAAATTCATAATTCATTTCTATTTATGAATTTAGGTCCAATTTtcctctataggtgcatctattttcactttgagaggagctcaagaACGCAGAGAGGGACAGGCTCATAAGCAGGTGTGGGCGCCCTTCgtttggcgaggtgggactaaactctagGTGCAACGAGGGcgaaccctttagtcccggttcgtggcacaaaccgggactaaaggggagcctgtGGTCCCGGTTCATTCCACGAACCGGGGCCAATGGTGGTGGGCCTGGAgccaggcccattggtcccggttcgtcccaccaaccaggaccaaaaggtccagatgaaccgggaccaatggcccacgtggcccggccggccccctgggctcacaaaccgggaccaatgcccacattggtcccggttctactttgaaccgggactaatgggctgagccggcctggaccatagccctgttttctactagtgaccaggactgttcgtaagtacggcaagcacatgttctcacacaatacgaagttctgctgcgtcaagcagccgcctggcggtcagaaggatgcctactacgccctccatcacatgtgggcgatcgtaagggaccatcatcaacttctgctaccagataatctcaaagattgggccgcgaacttgtcggcaatccaggacgcggacctcagacaagaattctttcgcatccagtcggactttgcggacatcatccatcaagatgtccttcatacgtcggggcagttcttcctcagatatcaaccgtccaacaatGAGATAGATGGAATGCTACAAATACAGGGTGATAAcgaccgcgatttcatgaccatcgcgacagacggcggcttcattcACGCTCCTGTCtgatgagtcgagtcgaaagtagtgatgtgtagttctgaaacattgattggctcatgttgtaattaaactttaatgaattcgtatgtctctttggtttggacagttgttcaacttagatgtaatcgatgctatttattagtaggaccatgaatcgtgctattaatgtcttgcttttctcttccgatccttttgttgcatacttacatattgcttatgtattgtctgttgtttggcttgtgcatagagatgccgtcgtatgtcgtgtacaagggtaaggttcccggagtctacgatgactgggaggagtgttggagacaggttcaccgtttcagcggtaacagttacaaagggtacaccactagggcggaggccgaatctagatatgcccgctatctagcgggagagaggagagagcattggaggaaccggatgaagaccagtttgatcgcgatgatgctcatcgtgatgaccacaaCTCTCTtttatgtgatggtagtttagatgatcgatatcgacttgtaatgtgaagacaaactcgatactcgcggtcttgagacttgtaatgttttatctttgttcggtcttttgaattcggagactaatatgatgaattgtattcggagactaatcttctattgtattcgatgaatctgctgttgctgtgtgctgctgtctatattctgtccaataatatattttgtaacctgtgcaaaaatcagaaaagaaaaaaaaaacaaatattcatactaatggcgcatcaaggcagagtgcgccattagtatgccaaaggatactaatggcgcatcgaggtggagtgcgccattagtgtgacaAAGCACATGGTTACATATGGCCCCccgggaggcatactaatggcgcatggagttacattctaatggcgcactgctaggtgcgccattagaataccagatactaatggcgcaccagtggtgcgccattagtaaaaaattctaatggcgtgctactaatggcgcaccggtagtgcgccattagtaggcaaaaccagtgcgccattagtaggccttttcctagtagtgtcacCTGCCAGAAGAGACAAGAACTACCTAAGGAGGAGGGGCGTGGATGACGGGTGGGCTTCTCGAGTGGATAGACGATTGCGTGAGAGCCGGCCATCTCTGCGGCCCATGCTCCTACTGTTGCTTGTTGGGATGAGATGAGGAGAGGTGGCTGCCAAGCCACCATGCTGCCTCTTTACATACAACCTCCTCCTTGCTAACCCTACCTGCATAATAACAAAAACATAGGAAGCCATGAACTAGGAGATGAGCTCAGGTTACCATGCGAAGATGAGTAAACGGTGAAGAAATATCTCAGCTGTCACAGGCGATGGCAGCCATCCTTGACCTCTCCTCTGCAGGAAGCCACCGGGTGGGGGCTCGACAAGGTGGGTTCATCTGCTGCCATCATTGCAGCGGCCGCCCCTACTCTCCCGATGGAGATCTATGCCCGATCCAGAATCACGTCGCCTGGCACCGGATGCTGAAGACCTGCACCTAATCCTGCTGGATCGAACGTAGTGGAGCCCCCGCCGCTGCACCTCGAGCACCGAGAAGAGGGCCGGGTAGGAAGGCGGCGGTGCGAGAGGAGCAGCGGAAGCAGGACGGGGCGGAGTGGTGTGTGgctcgaggaggaagaggatTGGTCCTGGACACCTGGTGCGCTAAGTTTTCCATAGAGAAATCATTAACGTGCCTCCAGCGAAACCCACCCTCTGCTCGCTGGCCTCCGCAGCCTCACAACCCCACCCGTCATCCTCTCTTGAAGCGGCATGAGCGTGGAAAATAGTGGACGGTTGACCAGTCGCCAGCAGCAAAAAATTCACTGTAGATAATCAATCGAACGGTCAAAAACGCAGAGCgatcacaatgcctccagaacgGCGGGTATCGCGGCGTCCTTTATATGTTCGATACTCCCAATCCTACAAGGTTCTCTCCGATGTGATCTTGAGTTTTGGGTCGAGATTGGTACCAATCTTCGCGGTCTTGGCAGGAAGTTCTCCTCGCAGCATGACCTCTTTTGTCTCAATGTGGAAGTTATAGACAATAAATAATTTCTATCGGTACCTTTATATACATAGGAGTAAGTTATTTCATAGTAATACGTGTCTCATTTATATCATCAGGATCATAGGAGTAAGTTTTATTGTTATAGTACAAAGCAGAAACATCGGTGGAGATGTAATTGGTAGGCAAATATTCATCAACATATGTTATTATTAAGCTGGTCGTAATGGGAGCATCGTAGGTAGTATCATACATACCAACTAGACAATTTTGATGAGGTGCATAGAATTGAATGAAGAAAGAGATGGTTCAGTATCATATCATTGATACCGTATCATATTTAATGTTGTGCTACGATGTgtcatcactagtagaaaaaggggcttttgtcccggttggtaaggccctttagtcccggtttttgaaccgggactaaagggtcgttactaatgcctttcccctttagtcccggttcttacacgaaccgggactaaaggccgcggccacgtggagctccaccttcaacaccaaccgggactaaagaaaattttatgatttttttgaattttttttgaatttttttattttcaaatttcttaattattttaacctctaatctctaatcaccacccctcatcactgcttaatttatcctctaatctctaatcacccctcatcattccaaatcatctaacttcccgaacggtcacccatcctcccactcccccagcctgagcacgcttaacttccgggttctattctcccttgttttcaagtctgcacttgttgttttgctgacaatagtaagatgtcaatcctattaaccctcaggaattttgcttgagcatgaagtgacacatttcactgtttgagtttgaaactattgttttaaaaaacaataattatttagtaacactaatattctagaataattagtttgaccattgtttgaccacagtttgaccatagtttgaccagatttgaccaaaattcaaaataactgaaataattatttagtaacactaatattctagaataattagtttgaccattgtttgaccatagtttgaccagatttgaccaaaattcaaaataactgaaataattatttagtaacactaatattcgagaatataattagtttgaccattgtttgaccacagtttgaaattttttcgattttttccactctagatcttaaaagccccataacattttttctgttaggtttttgaggattttgaaaatgtttaacggggtttgggtgtaacttttcgagtagatgatttttcatataaaaaactttttcatctgaattagtatgcaaaagttatgcccattttactaaaTTCTAGAGAGAGCAGATTTTGCAAAACTTTTTCACTCTGCTCTCTCATGGAATCAAACAGAAGCATAGAGAGGCCTTACTTAAATGGATTGATTTCCTTCCTCCTTGAGGGGAGCTGCTTCTGTTCTTTATTTGTATCTTTGTATTTATTAGGATTAGTCCACTTCTATAGCCTTCTTTAGTTGTTTCTTCCTTTTTTTGTCTTTTCCTTTGCATTAATAAAATGCTGTGGGGTGCAAGCCCTGCAGTCTTCAAGGTCAAAAAAATAAAGTccaaattcatatttgtaaattttcccaacaactagaccacatatcacatgggaaacttattttcttttatttttttgacatttccatcattttcttttatttttttaaaactgaaaaggcgatccaggggggtagagtttgaaaatgggacatttagtaccggttcatggcacgaaccggtactaatgcctcaaacaccattagtaccggttcgtggctcgaaccgggactaaaggtctaacctttagtcccggttggtgccacgaatcggtactaatgggcatcgcaccctttagtcccggttcgtggcaccaaccgggactaaaaggtccagacgaaccgggataaatggcccacgtggcccgacCGCCCCCCTGGGCtctcgaaccgggactaatgcccccattagtcctggttctggattgaaccgggactaatgggctaacccggcctggaccaaagccctcttttctactagtgcatgtATGGCAATAAATGAAGTCATCTATGATACTaacatatgatactatgcattacggATGTAGTATCATaaactagtatcatatgcatgatactagtatatgctACTCCCCGCTACGACGGGCCTTAAAAAGGAGATGTGGAAACAATGAGTTGTAGATGTCCAAAAGCTAGCTGCAAATGATTGCAGGCCAACACACTTTATTTAGAAATTTTTATTCCGAGGGGCACTTTATTTAGAATTTTTCAGATTTACGACGACCTCACTTAAATATACACAACACACGCCCACACCCAAAACAATACAGTAAAGCACATGTTCACCGGGGTTGATTTTACAACGAATGGATGAGACCGAATTGAGCTGGACTAGTTTTCGTTGTCCACCCAAACATGAATCTCCTTTTCGAACTTGTGCATTGCAGGTCCTGGTAATAGCATGGACACCGCGATCAGGTCATGACCTTTGCCATTCCTGCACCTCATATGGTAGCTCACGGACTTGGAGGCGATGTCCCCAACCATGGGCACGCCACCGTCAACCCGCTTCGCCCATCTGAAGTCTAGCGCGTCCTGTCCAACCCATTTGATGTCAGAGACCTCGTACATTCTGTCCATTGTGAGAGGTGGCCTCCCACGCATAGACGCCATGAAATCCACCATCGACTCCATGTTGTCGTCTGTCATGTCACACTTGGCCTCGCGGATGAGTCCGAGCGCATAGCCAAGCGGGTTGAAGCACAGTTCTTCGACGGTCGTGTCTACTGCAGGGTAGAAGAGCACATTCCCATAGAACCCATGCGGGACGAGTGCATGACGCTTCCACCTCCCACGCGCATTCAGAGAAAACATCAGGCGCACCCGCTGGTGGAGCTCGTAGCTGAGCGCCACTGTGCGGCAACGCCACATGACAGCAGTCAGAAGCTCGAAGCTGGTGATCGGCGGTGTTAGGTGCACGGGGGCATGCCTTCGTAGCGATGCCATGTCCCTAGGGCCGAAGAGGAAGAAGCGGCCGACCATTTCTTCTGGCGGTGTTGATAGCATGATGTCGTCTGTGGTGCTGCCTAATCGCTGGAGGAATTCCTCATATGCCAGGTTTATGTGCGGCGGGATGCGTGCCGTCAGGAGCTCCCGGTTCCAAACCGGCGATACGATTTGGGAGGTGTCACCCCCGCTACGTGCCAAGTCGGCGATGCATTTCAGGAATTGGGTGCTTCCATAGCCGTCGGCGATGTTGTGGCATATGTGAAGGCCAATCACAAATCCTCCGCTTCTGAGTTGGGTTAGCTACTCACATTTACACAGAAATAAGAAACATTAATAATAATGTAAAGCTATGGCTTTAAAACAAGGGAAGCATAACATTTTTCTCTATCAAAATGCTAGCCGTAGTCACAATTCTCGCGGCGAGCTCTGTAAAAACATTACACATAGCTTCCGTGCAATCTATTTACACCATTCATGCCCTAGGAATTGAGAAACAATAGTGTTAGCACTAATCTTGATTTTGTATTAGCATGTTTGTTTTCGTTATGCATGTAGCATAATTTAGGAGAATGGATTTTTAGTTCCCGGGTGCCTAGGCACCCCCTTATCTCACCATCCATTCATAAAACGCTGCCTAGAAATTTGAGCCATGAGCTGTAGTGCTGGAATGAATTAGGACGTTTGGTGTTTCATTAAGCTAAGGTGTAGCCAGAAAAAAACACTTAGCGGTGACTAGCCTAGCCCTGCCCCTCGTGGCGGGATTCCACCTACTGTAAGAAAAGGACGGGGCGATCTGACAACAAGACACAATATTGTAGAAATCTAGAGAGAACCTGTGATACAAGAAACAACACCTTTC
Coding sequences within it:
- the LOC125549849 gene encoding spermidine hydroxycinnamoyltransferase 2-like, with amino-acid sequence MSLVARRGKPELVLPARATPRETLPLSDIDDHRDLRYLQPAVEFFSAVDGHGRPAKAVFTAALAEALVHYYPLAGRLREAPGGRLVVECTGEGVVFVEAEADVSMDEFGEPPLTACPFVEELLCDVGDARVVVGVPLFFMQLTQLRSGGFVIGLHICHNIADGYGSTQFLKCIADLARSGGDTSQIVSPVWNRELLTARIPPHINLAYEEFLQRLGSTTDDIMLSTPPEEMVGRFFLFGPRDMASLRRHAPVHLTPPITSFELLTAVMWRCRTVALSYELHQRVRLMFSLNARGRWKRHALVPHGFYGNVLFYPAVDTTVEELCFNPLGYALGLIREAKCDMTDDNMESMVDFMASMRGRPPLTMDRMYEVSDIKWVGQDALDFRWAKRVDGGVPMVGDIASKSVSYHMRCRNGKGHDLIAVSMLLPGPAMHKFEKEIHVWVDNEN